In a single window of the Salvelinus namaycush isolate Seneca chromosome 6, SaNama_1.0, whole genome shotgun sequence genome:
- the LOC120049935 gene encoding transcription factor ETV6-like isoform X2 has protein sequence MSESPSQIITKERSSFSPSSASPLPNSTSSPVHAPTARPASRMEDEPARLPVHLRLQPVFWSREDVGQWLRWAEREFALRPNTSGSFQMNGKALLLLTKEDFRYRSPHSGDVLYELLQHILKQRKPHSSYPSAYFPGNSFHPLPEGALQHHKLEETVRRTPRGTEPQPQHPPTIELRHRSRSPHHPTPHLSPLDPNYPRPGAEDHLQTSSQLPDNNHHLPEDLYTLSVSPAAPNGRCATPREAPCPGSPGCQDAAPPRVIQLMPSAIMHPLLLSPGRGGVAGDFRHGRGGPPLQAPHENGREGKGHIQLALAHHQQHALHQQEEALYRNHHVIVPVSPPEEQAMPIGRIADCRLLWDYVYQLLSDSRYENYIRWEDTETKVFRIMDPNGLARLWGNHKNRTNMTYEKMSRALRHYYKLNIIRKEPGQRLLFRFMKTPDEIMSGQTDRLEHIESDTDDQIYIKEEC, from the exons GAGAGGAGCTCATTCAGTCCTTCCTCCGCGAGCCCCCTGCCAAACTCCACTTCCTCCCCTGTCCATGCTCCCACAGCCAGGCCAGCCAGCCGAATGGAGGACGAGCCTGCCAGGCTGCCCGTGCACCTGC GCCTGCAGCCGGTGTTCTGGAGCAGGGAGGACGTGGGCCAGTGGTTGCGCTGGGCCGAGAGGGAGTTTGCCCTGCGGCCCAACACCAGCGGCAGCTTCCAGATGAACGGCAAGGCCCTGCTCCTCCTCACCAAGGAGGACTTCCGCTACCGGTCGCCCCACTCCG GGGACGTCCTGTACGAGCTGCTGCAGCACATCCTGAAGCAGAGGAAGCCGCACTCCTCCTACCCCTCCGCCTACTTCCCCGGCAACTCCTTCCACCCTCTGCCAGAGGGAGCTCTCCAGCACCACAAACTGGAAG AAACGGTACGGCGAACACCACGTGGTACAGAGCCCCAACCCCAGCACCCACCCACCATTGAGCTCCGACACCGCTCCCGCTCGCCACACCACCccactccccacctctcccccctGGACCCCAACTACCCACGCCCTGGTGCCGAGGACCACCTCCAGACGTCCTCCCAGCTGCCCGACAACAACCACCACCTGCCCGAGGACTTGTACACTCTGTCGGTGTCCCCGGCTGCCCCTAACGGCCGCTGTGCCACGCCCCGCGAAGCCCCCTGCCCAGGCAGCCCCGGGTGCCAGGACGCTGCCCCCCCTCGTGTCATCCAGCTCATGCCCAGCGCCATCATGCACCCCCTGCTGCTTAGCCCAGGGCGAGGGGGTGTCGCTGGAGACTTCAGGCACGGCCGTGGGGGGCCACCACTTCAGGCCCCCCATGAAAACGGGCGTGAGGGGAAGGGCCACATCCAGCTGGCACTGGCCCACCACCAGCAGCACGCTCTACATCAGCAGGAGGAGGCGCTCTACAGGAACCACCACGTCATTGTGCCCGTCTCGCCACCAGAGGAACAGGCAATGCCCATTGGACGGATAGCAG ACTGCAGGCTGCTATGGGACTACGTCTACCAGCTCCTCTCAGACAGCCGGTACGAGAACTACATCCGCTGGGAGGACACAGAGACCAAAGTCTTCCGCATCATGGACCCCAACGGCCTGGCTCGCCTGTGGGGGAACCACAAG AACAGGACCAATATGACGTACGAGAAGATGTCACGAGCACTGAGACACTACTACAAACTGAACATTATCAGGAAAGAGCCAGGACAGAGACTCTTATTCAG GTTCATGAAAACCCCAGATGAGATTATGAGTGGACAAACTGACAGGCTGGAGCACATAGAGTCGGACACAGACGATCAAATCTACATCAAAGAGGAATGCTGA
- the LOC120049935 gene encoding transcription factor ETV6-like isoform X4: MERSSFSPSSASPLPNSTSSPVHAPTARPASRMEDEPARLPVHLRLQPVFWSREDVGQWLRWAEREFALRPNTSGSFQMNGKALLLLTKEDFRYRSPHSGDVLYELLQHILKQRKPHSSYPSAYFPGNSFHPLPEGALQHHKLEETVRRTPRGTEPQPQHPPTIELRHRSRSPHHPTPHLSPLDPNYPRPGAEDHLQTSSQLPDNNHHLPEDLYTLSVSPAAPNGRCATPREAPCPGSPGCQDAAPPRVIQLMPSAIMHPLLLSPGRGGVAGDFRHGRGGPPLQAPHENGREGKGHIQLALAHHQQHALHQQEEALYRNHHVIVPVSPPEEQAMPIGRIADCRLLWDYVYQLLSDSRYENYIRWEDTETKVFRIMDPNGLARLWGNHKNRTNMTYEKMSRALRHYYKLNIIRKEPGQRLLFRFMKTPDEIMSGQTDRLEHIESDTDDQIYIKEEC, from the exons GAGAGGAGCTCATTCAGTCCTTCCTCCGCGAGCCCCCTGCCAAACTCCACTTCCTCCCCTGTCCATGCTCCCACAGCCAGGCCAGCCAGCCGAATGGAGGACGAGCCTGCCAGGCTGCCCGTGCACCTGC GCCTGCAGCCGGTGTTCTGGAGCAGGGAGGACGTGGGCCAGTGGTTGCGCTGGGCCGAGAGGGAGTTTGCCCTGCGGCCCAACACCAGCGGCAGCTTCCAGATGAACGGCAAGGCCCTGCTCCTCCTCACCAAGGAGGACTTCCGCTACCGGTCGCCCCACTCCG GGGACGTCCTGTACGAGCTGCTGCAGCACATCCTGAAGCAGAGGAAGCCGCACTCCTCCTACCCCTCCGCCTACTTCCCCGGCAACTCCTTCCACCCTCTGCCAGAGGGAGCTCTCCAGCACCACAAACTGGAAG AAACGGTACGGCGAACACCACGTGGTACAGAGCCCCAACCCCAGCACCCACCCACCATTGAGCTCCGACACCGCTCCCGCTCGCCACACCACCccactccccacctctcccccctGGACCCCAACTACCCACGCCCTGGTGCCGAGGACCACCTCCAGACGTCCTCCCAGCTGCCCGACAACAACCACCACCTGCCCGAGGACTTGTACACTCTGTCGGTGTCCCCGGCTGCCCCTAACGGCCGCTGTGCCACGCCCCGCGAAGCCCCCTGCCCAGGCAGCCCCGGGTGCCAGGACGCTGCCCCCCCTCGTGTCATCCAGCTCATGCCCAGCGCCATCATGCACCCCCTGCTGCTTAGCCCAGGGCGAGGGGGTGTCGCTGGAGACTTCAGGCACGGCCGTGGGGGGCCACCACTTCAGGCCCCCCATGAAAACGGGCGTGAGGGGAAGGGCCACATCCAGCTGGCACTGGCCCACCACCAGCAGCACGCTCTACATCAGCAGGAGGAGGCGCTCTACAGGAACCACCACGTCATTGTGCCCGTCTCGCCACCAGAGGAACAGGCAATGCCCATTGGACGGATAGCAG ACTGCAGGCTGCTATGGGACTACGTCTACCAGCTCCTCTCAGACAGCCGGTACGAGAACTACATCCGCTGGGAGGACACAGAGACCAAAGTCTTCCGCATCATGGACCCCAACGGCCTGGCTCGCCTGTGGGGGAACCACAAG AACAGGACCAATATGACGTACGAGAAGATGTCACGAGCACTGAGACACTACTACAAACTGAACATTATCAGGAAAGAGCCAGGACAGAGACTCTTATTCAG GTTCATGAAAACCCCAGATGAGATTATGAGTGGACAAACTGACAGGCTGGAGCACATAGAGTCGGACACAGACGATCAAATCTACATCAAAGAGGAATGCTGA
- the LOC120049935 gene encoding transcription factor ETV6-like isoform X1: MSESPSQIITKQERSSFSPSSASPLPNSTSSPVHAPTARPASRMEDEPARLPVHLRLQPVFWSREDVGQWLRWAEREFALRPNTSGSFQMNGKALLLLTKEDFRYRSPHSGDVLYELLQHILKQRKPHSSYPSAYFPGNSFHPLPEGALQHHKLEETVRRTPRGTEPQPQHPPTIELRHRSRSPHHPTPHLSPLDPNYPRPGAEDHLQTSSQLPDNNHHLPEDLYTLSVSPAAPNGRCATPREAPCPGSPGCQDAAPPRVIQLMPSAIMHPLLLSPGRGGVAGDFRHGRGGPPLQAPHENGREGKGHIQLALAHHQQHALHQQEEALYRNHHVIVPVSPPEEQAMPIGRIADCRLLWDYVYQLLSDSRYENYIRWEDTETKVFRIMDPNGLARLWGNHKNRTNMTYEKMSRALRHYYKLNIIRKEPGQRLLFRFMKTPDEIMSGQTDRLEHIESDTDDQIYIKEEC, translated from the exons CAGGAGAGGAGCTCATTCAGTCCTTCCTCCGCGAGCCCCCTGCCAAACTCCACTTCCTCCCCTGTCCATGCTCCCACAGCCAGGCCAGCCAGCCGAATGGAGGACGAGCCTGCCAGGCTGCCCGTGCACCTGC GCCTGCAGCCGGTGTTCTGGAGCAGGGAGGACGTGGGCCAGTGGTTGCGCTGGGCCGAGAGGGAGTTTGCCCTGCGGCCCAACACCAGCGGCAGCTTCCAGATGAACGGCAAGGCCCTGCTCCTCCTCACCAAGGAGGACTTCCGCTACCGGTCGCCCCACTCCG GGGACGTCCTGTACGAGCTGCTGCAGCACATCCTGAAGCAGAGGAAGCCGCACTCCTCCTACCCCTCCGCCTACTTCCCCGGCAACTCCTTCCACCCTCTGCCAGAGGGAGCTCTCCAGCACCACAAACTGGAAG AAACGGTACGGCGAACACCACGTGGTACAGAGCCCCAACCCCAGCACCCACCCACCATTGAGCTCCGACACCGCTCCCGCTCGCCACACCACCccactccccacctctcccccctGGACCCCAACTACCCACGCCCTGGTGCCGAGGACCACCTCCAGACGTCCTCCCAGCTGCCCGACAACAACCACCACCTGCCCGAGGACTTGTACACTCTGTCGGTGTCCCCGGCTGCCCCTAACGGCCGCTGTGCCACGCCCCGCGAAGCCCCCTGCCCAGGCAGCCCCGGGTGCCAGGACGCTGCCCCCCCTCGTGTCATCCAGCTCATGCCCAGCGCCATCATGCACCCCCTGCTGCTTAGCCCAGGGCGAGGGGGTGTCGCTGGAGACTTCAGGCACGGCCGTGGGGGGCCACCACTTCAGGCCCCCCATGAAAACGGGCGTGAGGGGAAGGGCCACATCCAGCTGGCACTGGCCCACCACCAGCAGCACGCTCTACATCAGCAGGAGGAGGCGCTCTACAGGAACCACCACGTCATTGTGCCCGTCTCGCCACCAGAGGAACAGGCAATGCCCATTGGACGGATAGCAG ACTGCAGGCTGCTATGGGACTACGTCTACCAGCTCCTCTCAGACAGCCGGTACGAGAACTACATCCGCTGGGAGGACACAGAGACCAAAGTCTTCCGCATCATGGACCCCAACGGCCTGGCTCGCCTGTGGGGGAACCACAAG AACAGGACCAATATGACGTACGAGAAGATGTCACGAGCACTGAGACACTACTACAAACTGAACATTATCAGGAAAGAGCCAGGACAGAGACTCTTATTCAG GTTCATGAAAACCCCAGATGAGATTATGAGTGGACAAACTGACAGGCTGGAGCACATAGAGTCGGACACAGACGATCAAATCTACATCAAAGAGGAATGCTGA
- the LOC120049935 gene encoding transcription factor ETV6-like isoform X3, with translation MQERSSFSPSSASPLPNSTSSPVHAPTARPASRMEDEPARLPVHLRLQPVFWSREDVGQWLRWAEREFALRPNTSGSFQMNGKALLLLTKEDFRYRSPHSGDVLYELLQHILKQRKPHSSYPSAYFPGNSFHPLPEGALQHHKLEETVRRTPRGTEPQPQHPPTIELRHRSRSPHHPTPHLSPLDPNYPRPGAEDHLQTSSQLPDNNHHLPEDLYTLSVSPAAPNGRCATPREAPCPGSPGCQDAAPPRVIQLMPSAIMHPLLLSPGRGGVAGDFRHGRGGPPLQAPHENGREGKGHIQLALAHHQQHALHQQEEALYRNHHVIVPVSPPEEQAMPIGRIADCRLLWDYVYQLLSDSRYENYIRWEDTETKVFRIMDPNGLARLWGNHKNRTNMTYEKMSRALRHYYKLNIIRKEPGQRLLFRFMKTPDEIMSGQTDRLEHIESDTDDQIYIKEEC, from the exons CAGGAGAGGAGCTCATTCAGTCCTTCCTCCGCGAGCCCCCTGCCAAACTCCACTTCCTCCCCTGTCCATGCTCCCACAGCCAGGCCAGCCAGCCGAATGGAGGACGAGCCTGCCAGGCTGCCCGTGCACCTGC GCCTGCAGCCGGTGTTCTGGAGCAGGGAGGACGTGGGCCAGTGGTTGCGCTGGGCCGAGAGGGAGTTTGCCCTGCGGCCCAACACCAGCGGCAGCTTCCAGATGAACGGCAAGGCCCTGCTCCTCCTCACCAAGGAGGACTTCCGCTACCGGTCGCCCCACTCCG GGGACGTCCTGTACGAGCTGCTGCAGCACATCCTGAAGCAGAGGAAGCCGCACTCCTCCTACCCCTCCGCCTACTTCCCCGGCAACTCCTTCCACCCTCTGCCAGAGGGAGCTCTCCAGCACCACAAACTGGAAG AAACGGTACGGCGAACACCACGTGGTACAGAGCCCCAACCCCAGCACCCACCCACCATTGAGCTCCGACACCGCTCCCGCTCGCCACACCACCccactccccacctctcccccctGGACCCCAACTACCCACGCCCTGGTGCCGAGGACCACCTCCAGACGTCCTCCCAGCTGCCCGACAACAACCACCACCTGCCCGAGGACTTGTACACTCTGTCGGTGTCCCCGGCTGCCCCTAACGGCCGCTGTGCCACGCCCCGCGAAGCCCCCTGCCCAGGCAGCCCCGGGTGCCAGGACGCTGCCCCCCCTCGTGTCATCCAGCTCATGCCCAGCGCCATCATGCACCCCCTGCTGCTTAGCCCAGGGCGAGGGGGTGTCGCTGGAGACTTCAGGCACGGCCGTGGGGGGCCACCACTTCAGGCCCCCCATGAAAACGGGCGTGAGGGGAAGGGCCACATCCAGCTGGCACTGGCCCACCACCAGCAGCACGCTCTACATCAGCAGGAGGAGGCGCTCTACAGGAACCACCACGTCATTGTGCCCGTCTCGCCACCAGAGGAACAGGCAATGCCCATTGGACGGATAGCAG ACTGCAGGCTGCTATGGGACTACGTCTACCAGCTCCTCTCAGACAGCCGGTACGAGAACTACATCCGCTGGGAGGACACAGAGACCAAAGTCTTCCGCATCATGGACCCCAACGGCCTGGCTCGCCTGTGGGGGAACCACAAG AACAGGACCAATATGACGTACGAGAAGATGTCACGAGCACTGAGACACTACTACAAACTGAACATTATCAGGAAAGAGCCAGGACAGAGACTCTTATTCAG GTTCATGAAAACCCCAGATGAGATTATGAGTGGACAAACTGACAGGCTGGAGCACATAGAGTCGGACACAGACGATCAAATCTACATCAAAGAGGAATGCTGA
- the LOC120049935 gene encoding transcription factor ETV6-like isoform X5, translating to MSESPSQIITKQERSSFSPSSASPLPNSTSSPVHAPTARPASRMEDEPARLPVHLRDVLYELLQHILKQRKPHSSYPSAYFPGNSFHPLPEGALQHHKLEETVRRTPRGTEPQPQHPPTIELRHRSRSPHHPTPHLSPLDPNYPRPGAEDHLQTSSQLPDNNHHLPEDLYTLSVSPAAPNGRCATPREAPCPGSPGCQDAAPPRVIQLMPSAIMHPLLLSPGRGGVAGDFRHGRGGPPLQAPHENGREGKGHIQLALAHHQQHALHQQEEALYRNHHVIVPVSPPEEQAMPIGRIADCRLLWDYVYQLLSDSRYENYIRWEDTETKVFRIMDPNGLARLWGNHKNRTNMTYEKMSRALRHYYKLNIIRKEPGQRLLFRFMKTPDEIMSGQTDRLEHIESDTDDQIYIKEEC from the exons CAGGAGAGGAGCTCATTCAGTCCTTCCTCCGCGAGCCCCCTGCCAAACTCCACTTCCTCCCCTGTCCATGCTCCCACAGCCAGGCCAGCCAGCCGAATGGAGGACGAGCCTGCCAGGCTGCCCGTGCACCTGC GGGACGTCCTGTACGAGCTGCTGCAGCACATCCTGAAGCAGAGGAAGCCGCACTCCTCCTACCCCTCCGCCTACTTCCCCGGCAACTCCTTCCACCCTCTGCCAGAGGGAGCTCTCCAGCACCACAAACTGGAAG AAACGGTACGGCGAACACCACGTGGTACAGAGCCCCAACCCCAGCACCCACCCACCATTGAGCTCCGACACCGCTCCCGCTCGCCACACCACCccactccccacctctcccccctGGACCCCAACTACCCACGCCCTGGTGCCGAGGACCACCTCCAGACGTCCTCCCAGCTGCCCGACAACAACCACCACCTGCCCGAGGACTTGTACACTCTGTCGGTGTCCCCGGCTGCCCCTAACGGCCGCTGTGCCACGCCCCGCGAAGCCCCCTGCCCAGGCAGCCCCGGGTGCCAGGACGCTGCCCCCCCTCGTGTCATCCAGCTCATGCCCAGCGCCATCATGCACCCCCTGCTGCTTAGCCCAGGGCGAGGGGGTGTCGCTGGAGACTTCAGGCACGGCCGTGGGGGGCCACCACTTCAGGCCCCCCATGAAAACGGGCGTGAGGGGAAGGGCCACATCCAGCTGGCACTGGCCCACCACCAGCAGCACGCTCTACATCAGCAGGAGGAGGCGCTCTACAGGAACCACCACGTCATTGTGCCCGTCTCGCCACCAGAGGAACAGGCAATGCCCATTGGACGGATAGCAG ACTGCAGGCTGCTATGGGACTACGTCTACCAGCTCCTCTCAGACAGCCGGTACGAGAACTACATCCGCTGGGAGGACACAGAGACCAAAGTCTTCCGCATCATGGACCCCAACGGCCTGGCTCGCCTGTGGGGGAACCACAAG AACAGGACCAATATGACGTACGAGAAGATGTCACGAGCACTGAGACACTACTACAAACTGAACATTATCAGGAAAGAGCCAGGACAGAGACTCTTATTCAG GTTCATGAAAACCCCAGATGAGATTATGAGTGGACAAACTGACAGGCTGGAGCACATAGAGTCGGACACAGACGATCAAATCTACATCAAAGAGGAATGCTGA